The Acanthochromis polyacanthus isolate Apoly-LR-REF ecotype Palm Island chromosome 5, KAUST_Apoly_ChrSc, whole genome shotgun sequence genome includes a window with the following:
- the eno1b gene encoding enolase 1b, (alpha) codes for MSIVKIHAREIFDSRGNPTVEVDLYTDKGLFRAAVPSGASTGIYEALELRDNDKSRYLGKGVSQAVDHINSAIAPALVGEDVSVVEQERIDQMMIDMDGTDNKSKFGANAILGVSLAVCKAGAAEKGVPLYRHIADLAGNPEVILPVPAFNVINGGSHAGNKLAMQEFMILPIGASTFKEAMRIGAEVYHNLKNVIKKKYGQDATNVGDEGGFAPNILENQEALELLKEAIAKAGYTDEIVIGMDVAASEFYRDGKYDLDFKSPDDPSRYITPDELADLYKSFVKDYPVMSIEDPFDQDDWAAWTNFTGSTDIQVVGDDLTVTNPNRISKAVEEKACNCLLLKVNQIGTVTESMRACKMAQENGWGVMVSHRSGETEDTFIADLVVGLCTGQIKTGAPCRSERLAKYNQILRIEEELGDKARFAGKNFRKPL; via the exons ATGTCCATCGTCAAGATCCACGCCAGAGAGATCTTCGACTCCCGTGGAAACCCCACAGTGGAGGTTGATCTGTACACTGACAAAG GCTTGTTTAGAGCCGCCGTACCAAGCGGTGCATCTACTGGAATCTATGAAGCCTTGGAGCTCAGAGACAATGACAAGTCTCGCTACCTTGGGAAAG GAGTCTCACAGGCTGTCGACCACATCAATTCAGCAATTGCACCTGCACTTGTTGGTGAG GATGTATCTGTGGTTGAGCAAGAGAGAATTGACCAGATGATGATTGACATGGATGGCACAGACAACAAAT CCAAATTTGGAGCCAATGCCATCCTGGGTGTGTCTCTGGCTGTTTGCAAAGCTGGTGCCGCAGAGAAAGGAGTCCCCTTGTATCGTCATATCGCCGACCTTGCAGGCAACCCAGAGGTCATCCTGCCCGTACCG GCCTTTAATGTGATCAACGGTGGTTCCCACGCAGGCAACAAGCTTGCCATGCAGGAATTCATGATCCTGCCCATCGGTGCTAGCACCTTCAAAGAAGCCATGCGCATTGGAGCCGAGGTCTACCACAAtctcaaaaatgtcatcaagAAGAAATATGGACAGGATGCCACTAATGTAGGTGATGAAGGTGGCTTTGCTCCGAACATCctggaaaatcaggaag CTCTGGAGTTACTTAAGGAGGCCATAGCCAAAGCAGGATACACAGATGAGATTGTGATCGGCATGGATGTGGCAGCATCTGAATTCTACAGGGATGGAAAATACGACCTGGACTTCAAGTCGCCAGACGACCCGAGCCGTTACATCACTCCTGATGAGCTGGCTGATCTCTACAAGAGCTTTGTGAAGGATTATCCAG TGATGTCCATCGAGGATCCATTTGATCAGGACGACTGGGCGGCCTGGACCAACTTCACTGGCAGCACGGACATCCAGGTGGTTGGAGACGATCTGACAGTGACCAACCCTAATCGCATCAGCAAGGCTGTGGAGGAGAAGGCCTGCAACTGTCTGCTGCTTAAAGTCAATCAGATTGGCACAGTTACAGAGTCAATGAGAGc GTGTAAGATGGCCCAGGAGAACGGCTGGGGTGTGATGGTCAGCCATCGCTCTGGTGAAACTGAAGACACCTTCATAGCAGATTTGGTGGTCGGGTTGTGCACTGGACAG ATCAAGACCGGGGCTCCTTGCCGCTCTGAGCGTTTGGCCAAATACAACCAGATTCTCAG AATTGAAGAGGAGTTGGGAGACAAGGCTCGATTCGCTGGGAAAAACTTCAGGAAGCCACTGTAG
- the ppil1 gene encoding peptidyl-prolyl cis-trans isomerase-like 1: MSGIPPDTWQPPTVGLETTMGTVVVELYWKHAPKTCKNFAELSRRGYYNNTKFHRIIKDFMVQGGDPTGTGRGGASVYGKQFEDELNPELKFTGAGILAMANAGPDTNGSQFFLTLGPTQWLDGKHSIFGRVFQGMGVLNRIGMVETNGQDRPVDDIKILRANVPN, from the exons ATGTCAGGGATTCCTCCAGACACTTGGCAGCCGCCCACTGTGGGTTTAGAGACGAC GATGGGGACAGTTGTGGTGGAGCTGTACTGGAAACATGCACCAAAAACGTGCAAGAACTTTGCGGAGCTTTCCAGAAGAGGCTACTACAACAACACGAAGTTTCACCGCATAATCAAGGACTTCATGGTGCAAGGTGGAGATCCAACAGGAACAG gtcGAGGTGGTGCCTCAGTTTATGGTAAACAGTTTGAAGATGAGCTGAACCCGGAATTGAAATTCACAG gTGCAGGTATTTTGGCGATGGCCAATGCAGGACCAGACACCAACGGGAGTCAATTTTTCCTCACTCTTGGACCCACTCAGTGGTTAGATGGAAAGCACAGTATTTTTGGAAGAGTATTCCAAGGAATGGGAGTGCTGAACCGGATTGGGATGGTGGAGACAAACGGTCAAGATCGTCCAGTTGATGATATCAAAATTCTCAGAGCTAATGTACCTAATtaa